The following are encoded together in the Culex pipiens pallens isolate TS chromosome 1, TS_CPP_V2, whole genome shotgun sequence genome:
- the LOC120424281 gene encoding uncharacterized protein LOC120424281 isoform X1, with protein sequence MMKVLTATASVLVVLAVLPAITNSDPLRRKRDSEGEVSTVGTVLLDKLLTTTDWDNTLEDDEGSGTITTTVDPVGSSDDSVGISTVIVESKHFGTKNYTFLEPNHIPISDFLDMDEDMDLELLFTEVVNADFQQGGGTSPAQNIMLQIEDYDDEGNTQSYFLHSSPHSEETHGNGTTAQSDRFTSPDVSSRVSGFFRDVLQRLGVYKYIVDYQNEQNQGGGQGGGGSKVPHRFHPHLINTPKGLRNIPAHFGDQFQPSETTPGSPSLTSSSKRPRPGAVPPRSSIGNLFNQFKQRIKAIYPGTVWCGDGNQAKSENDIGFFHLTDTCCRAHDLCPVSIAAGEQFNRLKNNGYFTRSHCDCDKAFYNCLKNADTLVSNQIGYTYFNLLKPQCFRHEYPKVACTKKSKGKCLTYVVDETKDKLWQWFDNLIY encoded by the exons ATGATGAAAGTGCTGACGGCGACGGCGAGTGTGCTGGTTgtgttggcagtgttgccagcgatCACCAACAGTGATCCGCTGCGCAGGAAAAGAGACAGTGAGGGTGAAGTGAGCACGGTTGGGACCGTCCTGCTGGACAAACTGCTCACCACTACCGATTGGGACAACACGCTGGAGGACGATGAAGGAAGTGGGACGATCACGACCACGGTCGATCCTGTCGGGTCGTCGGATGATAGTGTTGGCATCAGTACGGTGATCGTGGAGAGCAAACACTTTGGGACGAAGAATTACACCTTTCTCGAGCCGAACCACATCCCGATCAGTGACTTTCTCGATATGGACGAGGACATGGATCTGGAGTTGCTGTTTACGGAGGTGGTGAATGCCGATTTTCAGCAGGGCGGTGGCACCAGCCCAGCGCAGAACATCATG CTCCAAATCGAGGACTACGACGACGAGGGAAACACCCAGAGCTATTTTCTACATTCATCGCCGCATTCCGAGG AAACACACGGTAATGGAACGACGGCACAATCCGACCGGTTCACCTCACCAGACGTGTCCTCACGAGTTTCAGGCTTCTTCCGGGATGTCCTCCAGCGGCTTGGCGTGTACAAGTACATCGTCGACTACCAAAACGAGCAGAACCAAGGCGGCGGACAGGGTGGAGGTGGTTCCAAGGTTCCACATAGATTCCATCCGCACCTAATCAACACCCCCAAGGGTCTCCGGAACATTCCGGCGCACTTTGGCGATCAATTTCAGCCATCGGAGACCACTCCGGGCTCACCGTCGTTGACGTCGTCGAGCAAACGGCCCCGGCCTGGCGCAGTTCCGCCCAGGTCCTCGATCGGGAACTTGTTCAACCAGTTCAAGCAACGGATCAAGGCCATCTACCCCGGGACGGTCTGGTGCGGCGATGGCAACCAGGCTAAAAGTGAGAACGACATCGGATTTTTCCACCTGACGGACACGTGCTGCCGAGCCCACGATCTGTGCCCGGTCTCGATCGCCGCCGGAGAGCAATTCAACCGACTGAAAAATAATGGCTATTTTACCAG ATCTCACTGTGACTGTGATAAAGCGTTCTACAACTGTCTCAAGAACGCCGACACGCTGGTTTCGAACCAGATCGGATACACCTACTTCAATCTACTTAAGCCGCAGTGTTTCCGCCACGAGTATCCCAAAGTTGCTTGTACCAAAAA aagcaAAGGCAAATGCCTAACCTACGTGGTTGACGAAACCAAGGACAAACTGTGGCAGTGGTTTGACAATCTAATTTACTAG
- the LOC120424281 gene encoding uncharacterized protein LOC120424281 isoform X2, with protein MMKVLTATASVLVVLAVLPAITNSDPLRRKRDSEGEVSTVGTVLLDKLLTTTDWDNTLEDDEGSGTITTTVDPVGSSDDSVGISTVIVESKHFGTKNYTFLEPNHIPISDFLDMDEDMDLELLFTEVVNADFQQGGGTSPAQNIMLQIEDYDDEGNTQSYFLHSSPHSEGFFRDVLQRLGVYKYIVDYQNEQNQGGGQGGGGSKVPHRFHPHLINTPKGLRNIPAHFGDQFQPSETTPGSPSLTSSSKRPRPGAVPPRSSIGNLFNQFKQRIKAIYPGTVWCGDGNQAKSENDIGFFHLTDTCCRAHDLCPVSIAAGEQFNRLKNNGYFTRSHCDCDKAFYNCLKNADTLVSNQIGYTYFNLLKPQCFRHEYPKVACTKKSKGKCLTYVVDETKDKLWQWFDNLIY; from the exons ATGATGAAAGTGCTGACGGCGACGGCGAGTGTGCTGGTTgtgttggcagtgttgccagcgatCACCAACAGTGATCCGCTGCGCAGGAAAAGAGACAGTGAGGGTGAAGTGAGCACGGTTGGGACCGTCCTGCTGGACAAACTGCTCACCACTACCGATTGGGACAACACGCTGGAGGACGATGAAGGAAGTGGGACGATCACGACCACGGTCGATCCTGTCGGGTCGTCGGATGATAGTGTTGGCATCAGTACGGTGATCGTGGAGAGCAAACACTTTGGGACGAAGAATTACACCTTTCTCGAGCCGAACCACATCCCGATCAGTGACTTTCTCGATATGGACGAGGACATGGATCTGGAGTTGCTGTTTACGGAGGTGGTGAATGCCGATTTTCAGCAGGGCGGTGGCACCAGCCCAGCGCAGAACATCATG CTCCAAATCGAGGACTACGACGACGAGGGAAACACCCAGAGCTATTTTCTACATTCATCGCCGCATTCCGAGG GCTTCTTCCGGGATGTCCTCCAGCGGCTTGGCGTGTACAAGTACATCGTCGACTACCAAAACGAGCAGAACCAAGGCGGCGGACAGGGTGGAGGTGGTTCCAAGGTTCCACATAGATTCCATCCGCACCTAATCAACACCCCCAAGGGTCTCCGGAACATTCCGGCGCACTTTGGCGATCAATTTCAGCCATCGGAGACCACTCCGGGCTCACCGTCGTTGACGTCGTCGAGCAAACGGCCCCGGCCTGGCGCAGTTCCGCCCAGGTCCTCGATCGGGAACTTGTTCAACCAGTTCAAGCAACGGATCAAGGCCATCTACCCCGGGACGGTCTGGTGCGGCGATGGCAACCAGGCTAAAAGTGAGAACGACATCGGATTTTTCCACCTGACGGACACGTGCTGCCGAGCCCACGATCTGTGCCCGGTCTCGATCGCCGCCGGAGAGCAATTCAACCGACTGAAAAATAATGGCTATTTTACCAG ATCTCACTGTGACTGTGATAAAGCGTTCTACAACTGTCTCAAGAACGCCGACACGCTGGTTTCGAACCAGATCGGATACACCTACTTCAATCTACTTAAGCCGCAGTGTTTCCGCCACGAGTATCCCAAAGTTGCTTGTACCAAAAA aagcaAAGGCAAATGCCTAACCTACGTGGTTGACGAAACCAAGGACAAACTGTGGCAGTGGTTTGACAATCTAATTTACTAG
- the LOC120424313 gene encoding microsomal glutathione S-transferase 1-like translates to MVKLFDNINEDVYKAYVFWSTVLVVKMLLMSILTGMQRFRKKAFVNPEDIATMPKLKLKTDDPDVERVRRAHQNDLENILPYFVLAFFYILTNPVPAIAVNIFRAVAGARIMHTLVYAVVVIPQPARAIAWAIPYAASFYMAFQTLVHFL, encoded by the exons atggtcaaacttttCGACAACATCAACGAGGACGTGTACAAGGCGTACGTCTTCTGGAGCACGGTCCTGGTCGTCAAAATGCTGCTCATGTCCATCCTGACCGGCATGCAACGCTTCCGGAAGAAG GCCTTCGTCAACCCGGAAGACATCGCGACGATGCCCAAGCTGAAGCTTAAAACCGACGACCCGGACGTGGAGCGAGTTCGCCGTGCGCACCAGAACGACCTGGAGAACATTCTGCCGTACTTTGTGCTGGCCTTCTTCTACATCCTGACGAATCCGGTGCCGGCGATCGCGGTCAACATTTTCCGCGCCGTGGCCGGTGCGCGCATCATGCACACCCTGGTGTACGCCGTGGTGGTCATTCCGCAGCCGGCGCGGGCCATCGCCTGGGCCATCCCGTACGCGGCCAGCTTCTACATGGCGTTCCAGACGTTGGTGCACTTTTTGTaa
- the LOC120424312 gene encoding microsomal glutathione S-transferase 1-like, whose protein sequence is MTKFIFENLDDELFRTYAFWSAILVVKMLAITQWTSEMRGRKQAFHSIEDTSYKSATLQPKFDDPDVERVRRAHRNDLENILPFFLVAFLYLMTGPNPTIAANLIRVAAVARICHSVVYAVYVLPQPARFLSFAAMLLANGYMAASCVLYYCF, encoded by the exons ATGACCAAGTTCATTTTCGAAAACCTGGACGACGAGCTGTTCCGGACTTACGCATTCTGGAGTGCAATTCTGGTCGTCAAAATGCTCGCCATAACGCAGTGGACGTCGGAAATGCGCGGCAGAAAACAG gcTTTTCACAGCATTGAAGACACCTCGTACAAGAGTGCCACGTTGCAGCCAAAATTTGACGATCCGGATGTGGAAAGAGTTCGAcg cgcCCACCGCAACGACCTGGAAAACATCCTGCCATTTTTCCTCGTTGCGTTCCTATACCTTATGACCGGTCCCAACCCGACGATTGCCGCAAACCTGATCCGGGTGGCGGCCGTCGCCCGGATCTGCCACAGCGTCGTGTACGCGGTGTACGTGCTGCCCCAGCCGGCCCGCTTTCTGAGCTTTGCCGCGATGTTACTCGCGAACGGGTACATGGCTGCTAGTTGTGTTTTGTATTACTGTTTTTAA
- the LOC120424309 gene encoding microsomal glutathione S-transferase 1-like, with product MTKIFDNLDPDLFRTYAFWSTVLVLKMFAVALQTSRMRFKKKAFINPEDIAQLNAKSKHKLEPKFNDPDVERVRRAHRNDLENVLPFFLVAFLYLLTGPHPLIATNLIRLAALARICHSVVYAFYPVPQPARFLSFTACLLVTGYMAAQCVLFYF from the exons atgaccaaaattttcGACAACCTCGATCCGGATCTATTCCGGACGTACGCCTTCTGGAGCACCGTGCTGGTCCTTAAAATGTTTGCCGTCGCCCTGCAGACGTCGCGGATGCgatttaagaaaaag GCTTTCATCAACCCAGAAGACATCGCCCAGCTGAACGCAAAGTCCAAACACAAGTTGGAGCCCAAGTTTAACGATCCCGACGTGGAACGTGTTCGCCG AGCCCATCGCAACGATTTGGAGAACGTGCTGCCGTTCTTTTTGGTGGCCTTTCTGTACCTGCTAACCGGTCCACACCCGCTGATTGCGACCAACCTGATCCGGCTGGCGGCCCTGGCCCGGATCTGTCACAGCGTCGTGTACGCCTTCTACCCGGTGCCCCAACCGGCCCGGTTCCTCAGCTTTACGGCCTGCCTGCTGGTCACCGGGTACATGGCCGCCCAATGCgttctgttttatttttga